One stretch of Natronobacterium gregoryi SP2 DNA includes these proteins:
- a CDS encoding universal stress protein, with protein MPVVAAVDQSDRAVTVVTQAAELADRYDVKLHVVHVGDPTIDFTDVSADALRSQHEEAVPEIVENVQQAASEVATSTANQVDDLEEYEAVGLIGEPSEVIRAYASEHDADYIVVSGRKRRALGQALFGSVSQSLLLNADCPVVSVPHDATDS; from the coding sequence ATGCCAGTCGTCGCAGCAGTCGACCAATCGGACCGGGCAGTGACGGTCGTCACGCAGGCCGCCGAACTAGCCGACCGATACGACGTCAAGTTACACGTCGTTCACGTCGGCGACCCAACCATCGATTTCACCGACGTCTCCGCAGACGCATTACGATCACAACACGAAGAAGCCGTCCCCGAAATCGTCGAGAACGTCCAGCAAGCGGCATCCGAGGTCGCAACCAGTACTGCAAACCAGGTCGACGACCTCGAGGAGTACGAAGCCGTCGGGCTGATCGGCGAACCGAGCGAGGTCATCCGAGCGTACGCATCCGAACACGACGCCGACTACATCGTCGTCAGCGGCCGGAAGCGGCGAGCACTCGGTCAGGCGCTGTTCGGAAGCGTCAGCCAATCACTCCTGTTGAACGCCGACTGCCCGGTCGTCTCCGTCCCCCACGACGCGACAGACTCCTGA
- a CDS encoding ribonuclease H-like domain-containing protein has translation MRIENSFIPVHGVGETTERRLWENGITHWEEFDGSVVGDTLADRIDAFIDDGWTHLDDGDVSPFAERLPASSRWRLYENVRQETCFLDIETTGLDASCNDVTTVSLHRGGDTKTFVQGRDLTANRLSRELEESALLVTFNGQRFDVPFLETCYDLEISVPHVDLLYPCKKLGLDGGLKAIEQEVGIERDHPDISGRDAVRLWHEYERGDESALETLVEYNRADTKNMQPLLDVVADRLHEAVFEAARQPE, from the coding sequence GTGCGCATCGAAAACAGTTTCATCCCCGTCCACGGCGTCGGCGAGACGACCGAACGCCGCCTGTGGGAGAACGGGATCACCCACTGGGAGGAGTTCGACGGGAGCGTTGTCGGCGACACGCTCGCCGACCGGATCGACGCCTTCATCGACGACGGCTGGACCCACCTCGACGACGGCGATGTCTCCCCGTTCGCCGAACGGTTGCCGGCTTCGAGTCGATGGCGGCTCTACGAGAACGTCAGACAGGAGACCTGCTTTCTGGACATCGAGACGACGGGGCTGGACGCGTCCTGTAACGACGTGACGACGGTCAGCCTCCACCGGGGCGGTGACACCAAGACGTTCGTTCAGGGGCGTGACCTCACGGCAAACCGCCTCTCGCGGGAACTCGAGGAGTCGGCGCTGCTGGTCACGTTCAACGGCCAGCGGTTCGATGTCCCGTTTCTCGAAACCTGTTACGACCTCGAGATCTCGGTCCCTCACGTCGACCTGCTGTACCCTTGCAAGAAACTCGGACTGGACGGCGGCCTGAAAGCGATCGAGCAAGAGGTCGGCATCGAGCGCGACCACCCCGACATCAGCGGCCGTGACGCCGTTCGGCTCTGGCACGAGTACGAACGAGGCGACGAGAGTGCACTGGAGACGCTCGTCGAGTACAACCGTGCGGACACGAAAAACATGCAACCGCTGCTGGACGTCGTCGCGGATCGGCTCCACGAGGCGGTCTTCGAGGCCGCACGGCAACCAGAGTGA
- a CDS encoding Cdc6/Cdc18 family protein yields the protein MIQDRWVFDDEYHADIVHRDSELESLSRLLEPATRGQRAEDALIYGPSGVGKTATTRWLLRDLHHRAYIQSVAIECSNQTSHSIIHEVVAKHPNSGIVHKNQSRDDLLETFDEVVDAPCIVILDEADIIPDLDVLDDLLSIELASVIAITHQQVEWLARLDDDVEPHFPANNQIEFRKYNEAELVDILDPRVERGLVGNPIQDNQLEWIADDCDGEARWAIKTVLAAAELAVDRGHDYFHDRDVQDGFERAKHKIRKANLQSLPVTYLRLYELVRAIGPVSGEEMKAAYEAHKKEIFDGRGRGPVSWRRAWDYLSKMADYDLLEMPGETNSKVYQVVDKELEAPVEFDPAASVTKEKDLQH from the coding sequence ATGATTCAAGATCGGTGGGTCTTCGACGACGAGTACCACGCCGACATTGTCCACCGAGACAGTGAACTCGAGTCGCTGTCACGGCTGCTCGAGCCCGCAACACGAGGGCAGCGCGCGGAAGACGCGTTGATCTACGGGCCCAGCGGTGTCGGGAAGACCGCGACCACGCGCTGGCTGCTGCGTGACCTCCACCATCGGGCGTACATCCAGTCGGTCGCGATCGAGTGCTCGAACCAGACCTCCCACAGCATCATCCACGAAGTCGTCGCAAAACATCCGAACAGCGGTATCGTCCACAAAAACCAGTCTCGGGACGACCTCCTTGAGACGTTCGACGAGGTCGTCGACGCGCCGTGTATCGTGATCCTCGACGAGGCCGACATCATCCCCGACCTGGATGTCCTCGACGACCTGTTGTCGATCGAGTTGGCGTCGGTGATCGCGATCACGCACCAGCAAGTTGAGTGGCTCGCTCGCCTGGACGACGATGTCGAACCCCACTTTCCAGCGAACAACCAGATCGAGTTCCGGAAGTACAACGAAGCGGAGCTCGTCGACATCCTCGACCCCCGCGTCGAGCGTGGTCTGGTCGGCAACCCAATTCAGGACAACCAGTTGGAATGGATCGCCGACGATTGTGACGGGGAGGCCCGCTGGGCGATCAAGACTGTGCTCGCCGCTGCGGAACTCGCCGTTGATCGCGGGCACGACTACTTCCACGATCGGGATGTTCAGGACGGGTTCGAGCGCGCGAAGCACAAGATCCGGAAGGCGAACCTGCAGTCGCTGCCGGTGACCTACCTGCGGCTATACGAACTGGTCCGAGCGATCGGCCCCGTCTCGGGCGAGGAGATGAAAGCCGCCTACGAGGCGCACAAGAAGGAGATATTCGACGGCCGCGGGCGCGGCCCCGTCAGCTGGCGTCGCGCGTGGGACTACCTGAGCAAGATGGCCGACTACGACCTGCTCGAGATGCCTGGTGAAACGAACTCGAAGGTGTATCAGGTCGTCGATAAAGAGTTAGAAGCGCCTGTCGAGTTCGATCCTGCAGCGTCAGTAACGAAAGAGAAGGATCTGCAGCATTAG
- a CDS encoding DUF7547 family protein produces the protein MADTDEELAEAVRELRQTIDELRQELEPERSRRRPRLRPPTPREVLAFTDEIALPAALSVLEASVRALETFQRGLRLVRTEREASDRTTEATTAASDRAEQFRETTLSRLDTVLEDLQRAASEGALPADEEARDLLTEARRLRDEVDDRLQGDRAGSGDEASNWQGTGPVSIDVEEGAPPEPDSSEDEDEPDPSIDVEAELETLKDQYGPEEKRADDSLADRADDDSEANDSSEADSNGEGGESDDEN, from the coding sequence ATGGCCGACACCGACGAGGAGCTCGCCGAGGCCGTCCGCGAACTCAGACAGACCATCGACGAGCTTCGCCAGGAACTCGAGCCTGAGCGTTCGCGCAGGCGACCGCGACTTCGTCCGCCAACCCCACGAGAGGTGCTCGCGTTCACCGACGAAATCGCGCTTCCCGCAGCCCTCTCGGTCCTCGAAGCGAGCGTTCGCGCTCTCGAGACCTTCCAGCGAGGACTCCGACTCGTCAGAACCGAGCGAGAGGCCAGCGACCGGACGACCGAGGCGACGACTGCAGCGAGCGACCGTGCCGAACAGTTCCGAGAGACGACACTCTCGCGGCTCGACACCGTCCTCGAGGACCTCCAGCGGGCCGCTTCCGAGGGGGCACTCCCGGCCGACGAGGAAGCGCGGGACCTACTCACCGAGGCGCGTCGTCTTCGTGACGAGGTCGACGACCGACTCCAGGGTGATCGGGCCGGGTCCGGAGACGAGGCGAGCAACTGGCAGGGAACCGGGCCGGTCAGTATCGACGTCGAAGAGGGTGCGCCGCCAGAACCCGACTCGAGCGAAGACGAGGACGAGCCAGACCCCTCGATCGACGTGGAGGCCGAACTCGAGACGCTCAAAGATCAGTACGGGCCGGAAGAAAAGAGGGCCGACGACTCGCTGGCCGACCGAGCGGACGACGATTCCGAAGCGAACGACTCGTCAGAAGCGGATTCGAACGGTGAAGGCGGGGAGTCAGACGACGAAAATTAG
- a CDS encoding acyl-CoA thioesterase has translation MTDDGYEAEVDVDVRLRDIDFMGHVNNATYATYLEQARKAYFRDVLDVSLVEVGTVLVNLEIDYARPIEADDDVTVAVRAPELGESSLPLEYEIRADGEQAATARTVQVVRDGEAGTSQSLPAEWRERIERNWN, from the coding sequence ATGACAGATGACGGCTACGAAGCCGAGGTCGACGTCGATGTCCGACTCCGGGACATCGATTTTATGGGCCACGTCAACAATGCGACATACGCTACCTACCTCGAGCAGGCTCGTAAAGCGTATTTCCGAGACGTACTCGACGTCTCGCTGGTCGAGGTCGGAACGGTACTGGTGAACCTGGAAATCGATTACGCCCGCCCGATCGAGGCCGACGACGACGTGACCGTGGCAGTCAGAGCCCCGGAGCTAGGCGAGTCGAGTCTGCCCCTCGAGTACGAGATTCGTGCCGACGGGGAGCAAGCGGCGACTGCCCGGACCGTCCAAGTCGTTCGAGACGGAGAGGCTGGAACTTCCCAGTCGTTGCCGGCCGAGTGGCGAGAACGGATCGAGCGCAACTGGAACTGA
- a CDS encoding HalOD1 output domain-containing protein, whose amino-acid sequence MLPSVDRSDGDELQSLSFEVIVAVAEREGVDPTDIEPPEYDALYEVVNPEALDALFATRENGTARTNGHVSFPFCGYHVVVTGEGEVEVSELDD is encoded by the coding sequence ATGTTACCCTCAGTCGATCGTTCGGACGGCGACGAACTTCAGTCACTCAGTTTCGAGGTCATCGTTGCAGTCGCCGAACGAGAAGGGGTTGACCCGACCGACATCGAGCCGCCGGAGTACGACGCCCTCTACGAAGTCGTCAATCCAGAGGCACTCGACGCGCTGTTTGCAACACGAGAAAACGGAACGGCACGAACGAACGGACACGTCTCGTTCCCGTTCTGTGGCTATCACGTCGTCGTCACGGGCGAAGGAGAAGTCGAGGTGTCCGAACTCGACGACTGA
- a CDS encoding thiolase family protein — MERVAIIGASMTQFGQREGEWVLDLLAEAGLECLEDADVDAADVEHLYVSNMASGEFEGQTGIPNALAHDLDAIPAYTQRVDQTSSSGGAGIYAAWQSVASGASDMTLLVGGEKMTHRTTGEATDVIASLTHPAEYKTGVTLPSFAGLTARHYLEKFDAPRESLAKVAVKNHANGVDNPNAQFQKEIDEETALESPIVADPLRLYDFCPITDGSAALMLCPEEVAQEYTDDYAIISGIDGATDTHVVHEREDPTVMGGVVESGKGAYEMSGRDPDDVDVAELHDMFTILEFLQMEGLGFAEQGEAWKLVEEGYTERDTGELPINTSGGLKSKGHPLGASGVAQGVEIYEQLVGEAGPRQVEAEVGLCCNVGGFGNCVITTIMEATQ; from the coding sequence ATGGAACGCGTTGCAATTATCGGAGCCTCGATGACCCAGTTCGGGCAACGCGAGGGAGAGTGGGTTCTCGACCTCCTCGCGGAGGCCGGACTCGAATGTCTCGAGGACGCAGATGTCGACGCAGCGGATGTCGAGCACCTGTACGTCTCGAACATGGCAAGCGGTGAGTTCGAAGGACAGACTGGTATCCCGAACGCGCTGGCTCACGATCTGGACGCGATCCCGGCCTACACCCAGCGGGTCGACCAGACCAGTTCCAGCGGCGGTGCGGGGATCTACGCCGCCTGGCAGTCGGTCGCCAGCGGGGCAAGCGACATGACGCTGCTGGTCGGCGGTGAGAAGATGACTCACCGCACGACGGGCGAGGCGACGGACGTCATCGCGTCACTGACTCATCCCGCGGAGTACAAGACCGGTGTGACGCTGCCGTCGTTCGCCGGCCTGACCGCCCGGCACTACCTCGAGAAGTTCGACGCGCCCCGCGAGAGTCTCGCAAAGGTCGCAGTCAAGAACCACGCAAACGGCGTCGACAACCCGAACGCGCAGTTCCAGAAGGAGATCGACGAGGAGACGGCGCTGGAGTCACCGATCGTCGCGGACCCGCTGCGACTGTACGACTTCTGTCCGATCACGGACGGGTCGGCCGCGCTGATGCTCTGTCCCGAAGAGGTGGCACAGGAGTATACGGACGACTACGCCATTATATCGGGTATCGACGGCGCGACTGACACCCACGTCGTCCACGAACGCGAGGACCCGACCGTGATGGGGGGTGTCGTCGAGAGTGGAAAGGGCGCATACGAGATGAGCGGCCGCGACCCCGACGACGTCGACGTCGCGGAACTCCACGACATGTTCACCATCCTCGAGTTTCTCCAGATGGAGGGACTCGGCTTCGCCGAACAGGGCGAGGCGTGGAAACTGGTCGAGGAGGGGTACACCGAGCGAGACACCGGCGAACTGCCGATCAACACCTCCGGCGGGCTCAAATCGAAGGGCCACCCACTGGGCGCGAGCGGCGTCGCACAGGGAGTCGAGATCTACGAGCAACTGGTCGGCGAGGCTGGTCCACGACAGGTCGAGGCCGAGGTCGGCCTCTGCTGTAACGTCGGCGGGTTCGGGAACTGCGTTATCACCACCATCATGGAGGCAACACAATGA
- a CDS encoding site-specific integrase — MGHDPRNQIENLRERIGAGEDVGDNDRDFLLEFSDKLDLLAQEYSDYRHLKLLRHCTIMAENLEDGTLAAALENRDAAESIVAWINRNYDNEETNRDYRSAIRVFAKRVTEGGECPDSVDWVPTGTSSNYDPSPDPRQMLKWDEHVEPMADECFNARDAAMITMQFDAGLRGGEFKDLTVGDIQDHDHGLQVTVEGKQGRRTILLIPSVPYVNRWLDAHPDRDDPDAPLWSKITKAEPISDRMVSNVFDEAADRADIDKPVTLTNFRKSSAAYLASRNLNQAHIEEHHGWVRGSRVAARYISVFSEDSDLEIARAHGVDVEEDEHDPIAPLECTRCGRETPRSEPLCVWCGQAMDPKAAVELDEADDREAESLADLPPEKAKQVLELADVLDDPEVRSSLLDR, encoded by the coding sequence ATGGGACACGATCCGCGCAACCAGATTGAGAACCTCCGGGAGCGCATCGGGGCCGGTGAGGACGTCGGCGACAACGATCGCGACTTCCTGCTCGAGTTCAGCGACAAGCTCGATCTCCTCGCCCAGGAGTACAGCGACTACCGACACCTGAAACTGCTGCGTCACTGCACTATCATGGCCGAAAATCTCGAGGACGGCACCCTCGCAGCCGCCCTCGAGAACCGCGACGCCGCCGAGTCGATCGTCGCCTGGATCAACCGCAACTACGACAACGAGGAGACCAACCGGGACTACCGGTCGGCCATCCGCGTCTTCGCGAAGCGCGTCACTGAGGGTGGCGAGTGCCCCGACAGTGTCGACTGGGTTCCGACCGGAACATCGAGCAACTACGACCCGAGTCCCGACCCCCGGCAGATGCTCAAGTGGGACGAACACGTCGAACCCATGGCCGACGAGTGTTTCAACGCGCGCGACGCGGCCATGATCACGATGCAGTTCGACGCCGGCCTCCGTGGGGGTGAGTTCAAAGACCTCACCGTCGGCGACATCCAAGACCACGACCACGGCCTGCAGGTCACCGTCGAAGGCAAACAGGGTCGACGGACGATCCTGCTGATCCCGTCGGTCCCGTACGTCAACCGCTGGCTCGACGCCCATCCCGATCGTGACGATCCCGACGCACCGCTCTGGAGCAAGATCACGAAGGCCGAACCCATCAGCGACCGGATGGTCTCGAACGTCTTCGACGAAGCCGCCGATCGCGCCGACATCGACAAGCCCGTCACGCTGACGAACTTCCGCAAGTCCAGCGCTGCCTACCTCGCCTCGAGGAACCTCAACCAGGCCCACATCGAAGAGCATCACGGCTGGGTCCGTGGCAGCCGCGTCGCCGCCCGGTACATCTCGGTCTTCAGCGAGGACTCGGACCTCGAGATCGCCCGCGCCCACGGCGTCGACGTCGAAGAAGACGAGCACGATCCGATCGCCCCGCTCGAGTGTACCCGTTGTGGTCGAGAGACGCCCCGGAGCGAACCGCTGTGTGTCTGGTGTGGCCAGGCGATGGACCCGAAGGCCGCTGTCGAACTCGACGAGGCCGACGATCGGGAAGCCGAGTCGCTCGCCGACCTCCCACCGGAGAAGGCCAAGCAGGTCCTCGAGCTCGCCGACGTCCTCGACGACCCCGAAGTCCGAAGCTCGCTGCTCGATCGATGA
- a CDS encoding DUF7504 family protein, whose translation MESEHGMRGIEGAAFARTLETLKRHGSNILLVGGDEECHDAVCHRLCGLRGSEPRYQLFVTDHDERHLTTRVVSRRLEDGSMTLTLSTGTGDRSSLEPLSLELVSAIDEFEGVAGGFAPSELRVCVDPLGRLLDVYDAQEVFRFLQTVTSRIDDARGMGHYHLPREHGHDTLSLLEPLFDAVVVLRVRDGSYEQQWHLRDGSPGAKTKTDWLRL comes from the coding sequence ATGGAGAGTGAACACGGGATGCGGGGGATCGAAGGAGCGGCATTTGCACGCACTCTCGAGACGCTCAAGCGACACGGGAGCAACATTCTGCTCGTCGGCGGCGACGAAGAGTGTCACGACGCGGTCTGTCACCGACTCTGTGGGCTTCGAGGATCGGAGCCACGGTACCAGTTGTTCGTCACCGACCACGACGAACGGCACCTGACTACCCGTGTGGTCTCGCGGCGACTCGAAGACGGATCGATGACGCTTACCCTCTCGACGGGGACCGGAGATCGATCGTCGCTGGAGCCACTGTCGCTCGAGCTCGTCTCGGCAATCGACGAGTTCGAGGGTGTCGCCGGGGGGTTTGCTCCCTCGGAGCTTCGCGTCTGTGTGGACCCCCTGGGTCGACTGCTCGACGTGTACGACGCCCAAGAGGTGTTTCGCTTCCTGCAGACAGTTACGTCCCGGATCGACGATGCACGCGGCATGGGACACTACCACCTGCCCCGCGAGCACGGCCACGATACGCTTTCTCTTCTCGAACCGCTGTTCGATGCCGTCGTCGTGCTCCGAGTGCGCGACGGGAGCTACGAACAGCAATGGCACCTCCGGGACGGGTCGCCAGGAGCGAAGACAAAGACCGACTGGCTCCGACTGTAG
- a CDS encoding replication factor C large subunit yields the protein MSDWTEKYRPTTLSEVRGNNKARDKLQEWADTWDEHRDAVIVHGSPGIGKTSAAHALANDMGWPVMELNASDSRGADVIERVAGEAAKSGTLTGGGAGRRLVILDEADNFHGNADYGGSREVTRVVKEADQPVVLVANEFYEMSQSLRNACEAIEFRDVSKRSIVPVLRDICRREGIEFEEEALKQIAEETSGDLRSAVNDLQAVAEEAERLTVADAVTGERDTTEGIFDYLDALIKEEDAEGALRASYDVDETPDDLLNWIEDNVPKDYEGDELADAYEFLSNADRWLGRVRSTQDYSFWRYATDNMTAGVAAARQEPKGGWTRYGPPSYWRKLGSSKGKRNTRDAIAERIAEREGTSVATARREILPFLSAMSHHCKNRELTVQMAAAYELDEAGVSFVTGSGKDTNKVQSIVEDAEDRREETAVEHSGSAFFDNSESEAEEPTDDEDQPTVAASSGDSESTAETEATSNAPPEADERESDDDQSGLNDFL from the coding sequence ATGAGTGACTGGACCGAGAAGTACCGGCCGACGACGCTGTCGGAGGTACGCGGGAACAACAAGGCCCGAGATAAACTGCAAGAGTGGGCCGACACTTGGGACGAGCACCGAGACGCGGTGATCGTCCACGGCAGCCCCGGCATCGGGAAGACCTCCGCCGCCCACGCGCTGGCCAACGACATGGGCTGGCCCGTGATGGAACTCAACGCCAGCGACAGCCGCGGGGCGGACGTGATCGAGCGCGTCGCCGGCGAAGCCGCCAAGAGTGGCACGCTCACCGGCGGCGGTGCCGGACGGCGACTCGTCATCCTGGACGAGGCGGATAACTTCCACGGCAACGCCGACTACGGCGGCTCGAGGGAGGTCACTCGCGTCGTCAAGGAGGCCGACCAGCCGGTCGTTCTCGTGGCAAACGAGTTCTACGAGATGAGCCAGTCACTTCGCAACGCCTGCGAGGCGATCGAGTTTCGCGACGTCTCGAAGCGGTCGATCGTTCCCGTCCTGCGGGACATCTGCCGCCGGGAGGGGATCGAGTTCGAGGAGGAAGCCCTGAAACAGATCGCCGAGGAGACGAGCGGTGACCTGCGCTCGGCGGTCAACGACCTTCAGGCGGTCGCCGAAGAGGCCGAGCGCCTGACGGTCGCAGACGCCGTCACCGGCGAGCGCGACACGACCGAGGGGATCTTCGACTACCTCGATGCCCTCATCAAGGAGGAAGACGCCGAGGGGGCGCTGCGGGCTTCCTACGACGTCGACGAGACGCCCGACGACCTGCTGAACTGGATCGAGGACAACGTCCCGAAAGACTACGAGGGTGACGAGCTCGCAGACGCCTACGAGTTCCTCTCGAACGCCGACCGCTGGCTCGGGCGCGTGCGGTCGACCCAAGACTACTCGTTCTGGCGGTACGCGACCGACAACATGACCGCTGGCGTCGCCGCAGCCAGACAGGAGCCGAAAGGTGGCTGGACGCGGTACGGGCCGCCCAGTTACTGGCGAAAACTCGGCAGCAGCAAGGGGAAACGAAACACCCGCGACGCCATCGCCGAACGGATCGCCGAGCGTGAGGGAACCAGCGTCGCGACCGCCCGCCGCGAGATCCTCCCGTTTCTCTCGGCGATGAGCCACCACTGCAAGAACCGCGAACTCACCGTACAGATGGCTGCCGCTTACGAACTCGACGAAGCAGGGGTTTCGTTCGTTACCGGCAGCGGCAAAGACACCAACAAGGTCCAGTCTATCGTCGAAGACGCCGAAGACCGCCGGGAAGAGACGGCGGTCGAACACTCGGGTTCTGCCTTCTTCGACAACAGCGAGAGCGAGGCGGAAGAACCGACCGACGACGAGGACCAGCCGACGGTCGCCGCCTCGAGCGGCGACAGTGAATCGACGGCCGAGACGGAGGCGACGTCGAACGCGCCGCCCGAAGCCGACGAACGCGAATCCGACGACGACCAGTCGGGACTGAACGACTTCCTTTGA